Proteins encoded together in one Miscanthus floridulus cultivar M001 chromosome 16, ASM1932011v1, whole genome shotgun sequence window:
- the LOC136512880 gene encoding large ribosomal subunit protein eL43z isoform X2, whose protein sequence is MTKRTKKAGIVGKYGTRYGASLRKQIKKMEVSQHSKYFCEFCGKFAVKRKAVGIWGCKDCGKVKAGGAYTMNTASAVTVRSTIRRLREQTEA, encoded by the exons ATG ACGAAGCGTACCAAGAAGGCAGGAATCGTTGGCAAATATG GTACCAGGTATGGTGCCAGTTTACGTAAACAGATCAAGAAGATGGAGGTCTCCCAGCACTCCAAGTACTTCTGTGAGTTCTGTGGCAAG TTTGCTGTGAAGAGGAAAGCAGTTGGTATCTGGGGATGCAAGGACTGTGGGAAGGTTAAGGCCGGTGGCGCCTACACCATGAA CACTGCTAGTGCGGTCACTGTCAGAAGCACAATCCGGCGCCTGCGGGAGCAGACCGAAGCATGA
- the LOC136512879 gene encoding aspartic proteinase NANA, chloroplast-like, with protein MALRGNLLVSLLLVAAAAAASGKSARLDLVPAAPGAPLASRVRDDQRRHLYISARLRSRHGGSRRVAAEVASSSAVSLPMSSGAYSGTGQYFVKLLVGTPAQEFTLVADTGSDLTWVKCAGSSPSGRVFRPKVSKSWAPIVCSSDTCKLDVPFSLANCSSSASPCSYDYRYKEGSAGARGIVGTESATIALPGGKVAQLKGVVLGCSSSHDGQSFRSADGVLSLGNAKISFATRAAERFGGSFSYCLVDHLAPRNATGYLAFGPGQVPRTPATQTKLFLDPQMPFYGVKVDAIHVAGKALDIPAEVWDAKSGGVILDSGNTLTVLAAPAYKAVVTSLSRHLDGVPKVSFPPFEHCYNWTARRPGAPEIPKLAVQFAGSARLEPPAKSYVIDVKPGVKCIGVQEGEWPGVSVIGNIMQQEHLWEFDLKNMQVRFKQSNCTR; from the exons ATGGCCTTGCGCGGCAACCTGCTCGTGTCGCTCCTGTTGGtcgccgcggcggccgccgcgAGCGGTAAGTCCGCGAGGCTCGATCTTGTCCCCGCTGCGCCGGGAGCGCCTTTAGCCTCGCGGGTGAGGGACGACCAGCGCCGGCACTTGTACATCTCCGCCCGTCTCCGGTCGCGCCACGGCGGAAGCCGGAGGGTTGCCGCGGAGGTGGCGTCGTCGTCTGCGGTCTCCTTGCCTATGTCGTCGGGGGCCTACTCCGGCACAGGGCAGTACTTCGTAAAGCTCCTCGTGGGAACGCCCGCGCAGGAGTTCACGCTGGTGGCGGACACCGGCAGCGACCTCACCTGGGTCAAGTGCGCCGGCTCCTCACCGTCGGGTCGCGTGTTCCGACCAAAGGTCTCCAAGTCGTGGGCGCCCATCGTGTGTTCGTCCGACACGTGCAAGTTGGACGTGCCCTTCTCCCTCGCCAACTGCTCCTCGTCGGCCAGCCCTTGCTCCTACGATTACCG GTACAAGGAAGGATCGGCGGGGGCGCGCGGCATCGTGGGCACCGAGTCGGCGACCATCGCGCTGCCCGGCGGCAAGGTGGCGCAGCTGAAAGGCGTGGTCTTGGGTTGCTCCTCCTCGCATGACGGCCAGAGCTTCCGGTCAGCAGACGGCGTGCTGAGCCTGGGGAACGCCAAGATCTCCTTCGCGACCCGCGCCGCCGAGCGCTTCGGTGGCAGCTTCTCCTACTGCCTCGTCGACCACCTCGCCCCGCGCAACGCCACCGGGTACCTCGCCTTCGGCCCAGGGCAAGTGCCCCGGACCCCGGCGACCCAGACGAAGCTGTTCCTGGACCCCCAGATGCCCTTCTACGGCGTGAAGGTCGACGCCATCCACGTGGCCGGCAAGGCCCTCGACATCCCCGCCGAGGTGTGGGACGCCAAGAGCGGCGGCGTGATCCTCGACTCCGGCAACACCCTCACGGTCCTCGCCGCCCCGGCGTACAAGGCCGTGGTCACCTCCCTGAGCAGGCACCTGGACGGGGTCCCCAAAGTGAGCTTCCCCCCGTTCGAGCACTGCTACAACTGGACGGCACGGCGACCGGGAGCGCCGGAGATCCCAAAGCTGGCGGTGCAGTTCGCCGGGTCGGCGCGGCTGGAGCCACCGGCGAAGAGCTACGTCATCGACGTGAAACCGGGCGTGAAGTGCATCGGGGTGCAGGAGGGCGAGTGGCCCGGCGTGTCGGTCATAGGCAACATCATGCAGCAAGAGCACCTCTGGGAATTCGACCTCAAGAACATGCAGGTCAGGTTCAAGCAGTCGAACTGCACCCGATGA
- the LOC136512880 gene encoding large ribosomal subunit protein eL43z isoform X1, translated as MVLQTKRTKKAGIVGKYGTRYGASLRKQIKKMEVSQHSKYFCEFCGKFAVKRKAVGIWGCKDCGKVKAGGAYTMNTASAVTVRSTIRRLREQTEA; from the exons ATGGTTTTGCAGACGAAGCGTACCAAGAAGGCAGGAATCGTTGGCAAATATG GTACCAGGTATGGTGCCAGTTTACGTAAACAGATCAAGAAGATGGAGGTCTCCCAGCACTCCAAGTACTTCTGTGAGTTCTGTGGCAAG TTTGCTGTGAAGAGGAAAGCAGTTGGTATCTGGGGATGCAAGGACTGTGGGAAGGTTAAGGCCGGTGGCGCCTACACCATGAA CACTGCTAGTGCGGTCACTGTCAGAAGCACAATCCGGCGCCTGCGGGAGCAGACCGAAGCATGA